A DNA window from Melospiza georgiana isolate bMelGeo1 chromosome 22, bMelGeo1.pri, whole genome shotgun sequence contains the following coding sequences:
- the ZBTB40 gene encoding LOW QUALITY PROTEIN: zinc finger and BTB domain-containing protein 40 (The sequence of the model RefSeq protein was modified relative to this genomic sequence to represent the inferred CDS: inserted 18 bases in 12 codons; deleted 1 base in 1 codon; substituted 7 bases at 7 genomic stop codons), whose protein sequence is MCQSKLLNLRSCGDQGKRRPVGASQLWLELLPWLYTLCKEQSFCDCTIFIGNVHFRMHKVVLAPASLLFKSVLDSTDTISIDASVVTPXEFPLLLEIMYNGKLPLRKHNFTKVISVADSLQIFDVAVSRKNLLRDLISSAQDQXQEADSSGNQAEANYLPQSGRPDEERTFIILIQRVSPLXPVEAEMEAGVSPPGXELTMNHTWVHQDTMSSESRSLXEDSGSGPDQPAHAECSGCTEQELAELPEGKGRSRDLAAESKSCKMDFFVXSENVFSEAPSDAQAVLKRLQECREIDASQKEALAALAKAEDHSVFRKLLGKVKDAYTQDSDTWDAQPLDTQTLLSFLKLLQDTNPELRVALLEREQGKSIADEETLTARLLCCREELIWSVAQLSPIREFWRXSRRGFLTASEKQVALDCCEGSSQREAVDNLIRKVDEEKNLKVXKFLEAVKASFPGLQLLSPGQLGQLRTTSDNLVARANISDGKGKXSPEDYRAKLLXQYRENFVELLTDTQVLLQDISAAWSLAPAERDMNRLLHLCKQIQRGSGFICLVLAVLEQQSLSVSAVWQLLMTVQESASPKLFTKDIXKQPSSEFFFLTMAISENTALXILQHGKLISXAIQQREDLKGLALGXAGLKEAVKEVHMKGCQVAREKQIQHKECGEVRSTKNELEKHQLEVYRMVGMAKKKKKRKRFPMACDIXGREFAHSSAQNHCSSKFSSLQCSCCDKTFTSTAAHQKHIKAEHTDVKFHECESCMELLPMLALLPDSDSASPTASQPLCCLCCFMRALQSHVTSQHFTQXDSTFMGELFPSQGKLEGXLSTEHPKVTSSQATTAQIGQVTQTSEQGAAEHINSFDDAKLVXVAQVRQTGSEVVTVENLFDNXVTLMCEEIK, encoded by the exons ATGTGTCAGAGTAAGTTGCTGAATTTGAGGAGT TGTGGAGACCAAGGCAAGAGGAGGCCAGTAGGAGCTTCCCAGTTATGGCTGGAGTTGCTGCCCTGGTTGTACACTCTCTGCAAGGAGCAGTCCTTCTGTGACTGCACCATCTTCATTGGTAATGTGCATTTTAGAATGCACAAGGTGGTTTTGGCTCCTGCCAGCCTGCTGTTTAAATCCGTGTTGGACAGCACAGACACCATCTCC ATTGATGCTTCTGTGGTAACACCTTAGGAGTTTCCACTCTTACTTGAGATTATGTACAATGGCAAACTCCCACTGAGGAAACACAATTTCACCAAAGTAATCTCTGTGGCAGATAGTCTGCAGATATTTGATGTGGCTGTCAGTCGCAAAAACCTCCTTAGGGATCTCATAAGTTCTGCTCAGGACCA CCAGGAAGCAGATTCATCTGGAAACCAAGCTGAAGCTAATTACCTGCCCCAGTCTGGAAGACCTGATGAAGAAAGAACATTTATCATCCTCATTCAGAGAGTTTCTCCTTT CCCTGTAGAAGCAGAAATGGAAGCAGGTGTTTCTCCTCCTGGCTAGGAACTTACCATGAATCACACCTGGGTTCATCAGGACACAATGTCAAGTGAGTCCAGGTCCC CGGAGGATTCAGGCTCTGGCCCTGACCAGCCTGCCCACGCTGAGTGCAGTGGCTGCACGGAACAGGAGCTTGCTGAGCtgccagaggggaaagggcGATCGAGGGATTTAG cagcagaaagcaaaagctgtaaaatggatttctttgtttgatctgaaaatgttttctctgagGCTCCTTCTgatgcccaggctgtgctgaaaAGACTCCAAGAGTGCAGAGAAATTGATGCCTCTCAAAAGGAG gctctggctgctctggccAAGGCAGAGGATCATTCAGTGTTCAGGAAGCTGCTGGGCAAAGTTAAGGATGCTTACACCCAGGATAGTGACACTTGGGATGCTCAGCCCCTGGACACTCAGACCCTTTTGTCTTTTCTGAAGCTGCTTCAAGATACAAATCCTGAGCTGAGAGTGGCTTTGCTGGAGAGGGAACAGGGCA AGAGCATAGCTGATGAAGAGACGCTGACCGCTCgcttgctgtgctgcagggaggagctgatCTGGAGCgtggcacagctgagccccaTCAGAGAGTTTTGGAG CAGTAGAAGAGGATTCCTGACTGCCTCAGAGAAGCAg GTAGCTTTGGATTGTTGTGAAGGCAGCTCTCAGAGGGAAGCCGTGGACAATCTGATCAGGAAGGTGGATGAAGAGAAAAACCTGAAAGT GAAATTTCTAGAGGCTGTGAAAGCATCCTTCCCTGGACTCCAGCTTCTGAGTCCAGGACAACTTGGACAACTTCGGACAACTTCGGACAACTTGGTGGCAAGAGCAAACATCTCTGATGGTAAAG GCAAATGAAGCCCAGAGGATTATAGGGCCAAACTGTTGTGACAATACCGGGAGAACTTTGTGGAGCTCCTGACAGAcacccaggtgctgctgcaggacatcTCTGCTGCATGgagcctggctcctgcagagaGAGATATGAACAGGCTCCTACACCTGTGCAAGCAGATACAGA GAGGCAGTGGTTTCATCTGCCTTgtgttggcagtgctggagcagcagtcCTTGTCTGTCTCTGCTGTTTGGCAGCTGCTGATGACTGTGCAGGAATCTGCATCCCCAAAACTGTTCACCAAGGATATCTAGAAACAACCCAGCTCAgaatttttcttcctcacaA TGGCTATCAGTGAGAACACAGCCT AGATCCTGCAGCATGGCAAGCTGATCT AAGCCATCCAGCAAAGAGAAGACCTGAAGGGCTTGGCTTTGGGGTAGGCAGGGCTCAAGGAAGCAGTGAAGGAG GTGCACATGAAAGGCTGTCAGGTCGCCAGAGAAAAGCAGATCCAGCATAAAGAGTGTGGCGAGGTCAGGTCGACAAAGAATGAGCTGGAGAAGCATCAGTTGGAGGTCTACAGGATGGTGGGGATggccaagaagaaaaagaagaggaagaggttCCCCATGGCATGTGACAT TGGAAGAGAGTTTGCTCATTCCTCAG CTCAGAATCACTGCTCCTCCAAGTTCtcctccctgcagtgcagctgctgtgacaaaaccttcaccagcactgctgctcaccAAAAGCACATCAAGGCAGAGCACACAG ATGTGAAGTTCCATGAGTGTGAGTCATGCATGGAGCTGTTACCCATGCTGGCTCTCCT GCCAGACTCGGACAGTGCTTCTCCCACAGCTTCCCAACCGTtgtgctgcttgtgctgcttcatgagggccctgcagagccacgtCACCAGCCAGCACTTCACAC AAGATAGCACCTTCATGGGTGAGCTCTTCCCCTCCCAGGGCAAGCTGGAGG ACCTCAGCACTGAGCATCCCAAGGTGACCTCCTCCCAAGCCACCACTGCCCAGATTGGGC AGGTGACTCAGACATcagagcaaggagcagcagagcacataAACTCTTTCGATGATGCCAAACTTG ATGTTGCCCAAGTGAGACAAACTGGCTCTGAGGTGGTGACTGTGGAGAATTTGTTTGATAA AGTCACTCTGATGTGTGAAGAAATCAAGTGA